The region AGCTAATATATAATGAGCAAGACTCTTTAACCTCAGtagagtttaaaataaaaggcTGCACTGTAACCCTGGTTGGGTTTGCAGGGTACTAACTTCACTGCGTCCTAACACCAGGTAGCCTGTTCCCCTACTCTGCGCCCTTGTCAATTTTTCAATGTGACCTCAGTGTAATTTTTTGTGCTCACTCAGTTTGTTGCTTAAGCTGAATTTCTGTTAGTATTTCTTCTGTAAACTGTTTCTGTTCTCGAGGTTTCTGCTTGTTTTGAGATGTGACATGTCTTCCTCAGGCTATCCCTCCCCTCGAgttcacaataaaaaatgacaggATCAGCCTTTCCTTCGTGGAAGCCACAGTCTACAACCCAGTGGTCGCCAAAGGGAACATCTGCAAGGAAATGAGGGTGTTTCCTGCAGAGTGCAGGGGCAGAAGATGCTCATATAAAGGAAAGCTGGTGGTAAGACTGAGATTCATTTACCCtcatgacatgacatttttcttctaaTTTTTATTTCGCCAATCACCTGACTTTTACTCTAGCACATGTAAATTGGCTGCCACAACCAGCCAGACAAGTGGTAAACTACAGGACTGGCCAGTTATGGATCTAAACAACATGTGTGAGAGTGAATAATAGATTTACAGTTCTTTACTTTGGTACTTTTTGCATCATCTCAGGCAGACATCAGCTGGTCGATCAATGGAGTTCCCAAAGGCATCATCAAACAGTCCCTGGGCCAGGTGCCAATCATGGTCAAGTCCAAGCTGTGTAACCTGCATGGTATGTCTCCTAAGGAGCTTGTCGAACACCATGAGGAAGCAGAGGTAAGACACATGATTGTAGTATTTGTAAGATACACAGAAATGCATTATATGCATCCGTATTTCTTCAATATCTAACAATTTCTTCTTCAATATTAACAGGAAATGGGAGgttattttattgtgaatgGAATTGAGAAGGTTATCCGAATGCTGATCATGCCGAGAAGGAACTATCCTATTGCCATGGCAAGACCTAAGTGGAAGAGCAGGGGCCAGGGATACACTCAGTATGGTAAATATGATCATTTCAGATAACGAGCAGAAATACAGTGGAAGTGTAGTTGTAATATTAGTCTAGGCTCAACAATTAAAGCTGCatatcttttaaaatgaatgtcatcatctttttcttctcacaGGTATTTCTATGCATTGTGTAAAGGAGGAGCACACAGCCATCAACATGAACCTGCATTACCTGGAAAATGGGACTGTGATGCTGAACTTCATCTACCAGAAAGAGCTCTTCTTCCTCCCACTAGGCTTTGCTCTCAAGGTAGAAATCAGCCTTCATGTACTTCATTCAGTTTTGAATTAAGAAAGAAATCAGagtattttattaaattttaataaACCAGACTATGCTATTTCTGGAGAAATTGGGGCGATATTGTTGGTTTCTGGAAAAGCTGACACTGAACTGCATTGCTAGTAAAgaataatagatttttttaattgacataTTATATATCCTCACAGTCAccatcttttattttggtttacaTTGTAAAAATCTTTTGAAATTGAATCTCAATTACAGAGAAATAGCAATTTGTATGTGTAGAAGCACCAACTGAAATTTCTGACTAAAGCgtatttccagtgaaaactgttAAAGCGTGTGTAAATCcatctgtgttgttgtatgtgGTGGGAACAGTCTGTAGCTGGACTTTAACAGAAATGTCAGTCAAGTGTTTGATAAACACTGTTGACATCAGAGAAGTCGTCTAATCAACTGAtctgaatcagctgtttgtccTCAGCTGCACTCAGAGGTCGCCATGGTGATTTTAAGTGCTTTGTTTGTACTGAGTGAGACAATGATTCAGCTGAGAGACACCTCTCGAACTCGGGCTCACCGCTAAAAGACCATAACTCCTATCGTTAAAGTGTTATCGTTCAGTGATACAAAATCTTTGTTTCTGGTGTAAAAAGGCAGTTATAAAAACgccccacttcctgttttcaggaACAGAATATTTGTGTTACATTGAATATTTTGGAAATTATAAAACATATCACCAAGAAAATAATAGAGAAAAATTTGGGACTCAGAAGAACATATAGTTGCTTTGCTTGCACAACAGCCTCACCAAATATATGGTAGAAACTCCTCTGGTGCTGTATCATTTTATTAATACAGAtcattttctttgctgtgtcCTCCAGGCCTTGGTGGACTTCACAGACTTCCAGATCTACCAGGAACTGATCAAAGGCCGCGAGGACAATTCCTTCTACAAGAGCTGTGTATCAGAGATGCTGCGCATCGTCACGGAGGAGAGCTGCACCACCCGCAGCAAGGTGCTCAATTACCTCGGCGAGCGCTTCAGGGTTAAAATGAACCTCCCTGAGTGGTACACCAACGAGCAGTGTGCCAACTTCCTGCTGGAGTAAGTTTTTATGGCAGGTGgaggtgactttttttttttttttaaatggacaaCCTTGCAGAAATGACACACAAATGTAGTATTATATGGTACATTTACTAAAACCACATGTTCTTTTTGATCAGCGAGTGCATCTGTGTCCACCTGAAGTCCGACGTGGAGAAGTTCTACCTGCTGTGTCTGATGACAAGGAAGCTTTTCACGTTTGCCAAGCAGGAGTGCATGGAGGAGAACCCCGACAGCATCATGTGTCAGGAGGTGCTCACTCCCGGCCAGCTCTACCTCATGTTTCTGAAGGCAAGTTTTTTAAGTTTATCATTTGAATGAGCGCTGAGCAATcgttgtcatttttttgcctctgttGCTGAACAGAAGGAGCTGTAGTGAGATTTAAAAGGCAGAAATATATAGCAGCTATTAAAGCAAACATTGAGCATCGACATGGGTGAGTTTTACCATATCCCATCAGGgattttatgtctgtttttgaaGTTAGAATTAGTTTTTTGAAGAAAGCATGTCTCTTTCTTCACTGAGAATTTACTTTGGGTGTACCAACTAAAATGCTTCTTATAAATCACAAGTTGTTAGTGATTTAACCCCCAAAATATCTTGACAGGAGAGACTGGCTGCCTGGCTGGTGTCTGTGAAGCTGTCCTTTGACAAGAAAGGCAGCAGACTGAGTGGAGGATGGAGTcctgaaaacatgatgaagaTATTCAACATGGGCACTGATGTGACCAAACCCTTTGAATATCTGCTGGCCACTGGGAACCTCACCTCCAAGACAGGTATGACCACATGAGCTCAGTATGCGAAGTTGTtatggtattaaaaaaaaaagtagttcaTCTATTAAATAAATCTTGTTCTTCCCTCTGACCCCAGGTCTTGGCATGCTGCAGAACACAGGCCTGTGTGTCGTAGCTGACAAGCTCAACTTCATCCGCTACCTGTCCCACTTCCGCTGTGTGCACAGAGGAGCAGCATTCGCCAAGATGAGGACCACTTCTGTTCGTAAGCTGCTGCCAGAGTCCTGGGGCTTCCTGTGTCCTGTCCACACTCCGGACGGAGAGCCCTGTGGCCTTATGAACCACATGACAGCCAGCTGTGAGATCGTGGCACCGACCTTGCCCACCACATCCctgcctgctctgctctgctctctcgGTGAGTTCTTACTACTGTTCCATTAAGCTGTGAGGCACAATTTAAACTGTTTCTGACacaagttttacagttttgcaTTTTACAAACTCTTTCGGTCTCTGGTGCTTAAGGTGTTACTCCAGTGGATGGATCCCCTGGTCAAGCCTATTCAGACTGCTACCCTGTGGTCCTGGATGGGGCCGTTGTAGGCTGGTTGGAGGCTGAATTAGCCCCAGTTGTGGTCGACTCACTGCGACGGTTCAAGGTATGATAGTAAAATATTAAACGGCTGtactgtgcatttgtgtgtgtgtgtgtgtgtgtatgcagaaaactgacattaaaatcaaataccTTCAGGtgctgagagagaagaagatcCCTCCCTGGACTGAGATTGTTCTGGTTCCTAAAACAGGCAAGGCCAGCTTGTACCCAGGCCTGTTCCTCTTCACTACACCCTGTCGTATGGTGCGGCCTGTACACAATCTAGCTCTTGGAAAGGAAGAGTTAATTGGGACATTTGAACAGGTAAGTGTAAACTACAATTTCAAAAAAGTTACGGTAGTTATCAGACCTTTATCTGAAGAACGCAGCTGAAATGCATATTTAATCTTCTGTTTCTATCTTGCTGCAGCTTTACATCAATGTGGGCATCTTGGAGGATGAGATCGAGCCAGGAGTGACCACACACCAGGAGCTTTTCCCTCACACCATGCTGAGCGTGGTGGCTAACTTCATCCCCTACTCAGACCACAACCAGAGTCCTAGGAACATGTACCAGTGTCAGATGGGTAAGTCTGAGACCGCCATTAATGGTCCCACACACCTACACAGATGAAGAGGTTTAGTAGattgaaaaatattcaaattttttcattgtgtctgtCAGAGATTAAACCCGTTCTCTTTGCAGGTAAGCAAACAATGGGTTTCCCCCTGCACTCGTTTATGGATCGCTCAGATAACAAGCTGTACCGGCTCCAGACCCCACAGAGCCCACTGGTCAGGCCGTACATGTACGACCACTACAACCTGGACAACTACCCCAGTGGCACAAACGCCATCGTGGCCGTCATATCCTACACAGGCTACGACATGGAAGATGCAAtggtaaataaaacacaataagtATTTAATATTTCCCCAAATAGACACTGAACTAAAACACCAAATaactttttagtgtttttaaatggaGTAAAATCCTGACAGACTCATCACTCTTCTTAGATTGTGAACAAGTCATCATGGGAGAGAGGCTTTGCCCATGGAAGTATCTACAAGACTGAGCTGGTGGATCTGGCAGACAAGGTGAGGGGAGAAGACGGCGTGGTGTTCGGGACCAAGTCAGG is a window of Seriola aureovittata isolate HTS-2021-v1 ecotype China chromosome 14, ASM2101889v1, whole genome shotgun sequence DNA encoding:
- the polr1b gene encoding DNA-directed RNA polymerase I subunit RPA2 → MDYSTKWSNLPKAPSLKNLTQGGFGVLKEAQHAAVQDLTKAHIESFDQAVTDGLSRVVQAIPPLEFTIKNDRISLSFVEATVYNPVVAKGNICKEMRVFPAECRGRRCSYKGKLVADISWSINGVPKGIIKQSLGQVPIMVKSKLCNLHGMSPKELVEHHEEAEEMGGYFIVNGIEKVIRMLIMPRRNYPIAMARPKWKSRGQGYTQYGISMHCVKEEHTAINMNLHYLENGTVMLNFIYQKELFFLPLGFALKALVDFTDFQIYQELIKGREDNSFYKSCVSEMLRIVTEESCTTRSKVLNYLGERFRVKMNLPEWYTNEQCANFLLDECICVHLKSDVEKFYLLCLMTRKLFTFAKQECMEENPDSIMCQEVLTPGQLYLMFLKERLAAWLVSVKLSFDKKGSRLSGGWSPENMMKIFNMGTDVTKPFEYLLATGNLTSKTGLGMLQNTGLCVVADKLNFIRYLSHFRCVHRGAAFAKMRTTSVRKLLPESWGFLCPVHTPDGEPCGLMNHMTASCEIVAPTLPTTSLPALLCSLGVTPVDGSPGQAYSDCYPVVLDGAVVGWLEAELAPVVVDSLRRFKVLREKKIPPWTEIVLVPKTGKASLYPGLFLFTTPCRMVRPVHNLALGKEELIGTFEQLYINVGILEDEIEPGVTTHQELFPHTMLSVVANFIPYSDHNQSPRNMYQCQMGKQTMGFPLHSFMDRSDNKLYRLQTPQSPLVRPYMYDHYNLDNYPSGTNAIVAVISYTGYDMEDAMIVNKSSWERGFAHGSIYKTELVDLADKVRGEDGVVFGTKSGEVNGKLDADGLPHIGSTLQYGDPFYSYINLNTGQTFTTYYKSQEACVVDNIKICSNDTGSGHFKRICITVRIPRNPTIGDKFASRHGQKGILSRLWPAEDMPFTESGMTPDILFNPHGFPSRMTIGMLIESMAGKSGALHGLSHDATPFTFSEENSALEYFGEMLRAGGYNYYGTERLYSGVSGLELEADIFIGVVYYQRLRHMVSDKFQVRTTGARDKVTNQPVGGRNIQGGIRFGEMERDALLAHGSSFLLHDRLFNCSDRSVAQVCIDCGSLLSPLLEKPPPYWSAMRHRKTVCTLCGKSDSIDSVSVPYVFRYFIAELAAMNIKVKLDVK